The genomic segment TGCGCGAACTATTGGCCGAACCGTATTTCGTTCCGTCCGGCACGCCCGTATTCCAGCAACTTCAATACTTCCAGGAGAGCCGTCATCGCACGGCGCTGGTCGTCAACGAATATGGCGAACTTCAGGGTCTCGTCACGCCTGAAGACATCATCGAAGAACTGATCGGTGAGTTCACGACGTCGATTCCCCGTAGCGCCAATTCACGCGGCGGCTGGAACGAGAGCGGCGAATGCATCGTCGCGGGCAGCATGCCGTTGCGCGAACTGAATCGCTGGCTGCAAATCACGCTGCCGACCGACGGGCCGAAAACGCTCAACGGCCTGATCCTCGAAATTCTCGAAGACATTCCCGACGGTGACGTGTGCGTGCAGATCGGCGATATCAAACTCGAAGTCATGCGCAGCGACGATCAGGCGATTCGCACCGTCAAGCTGTTCAAGCCGCCGGCACGCGCAAAGGCCGGTAAGGCGCTGCTGGGCTAGCTTCCCGGCTTGGGGCCACGACTGATTCGCCCAGCTTCGCATAGCGGCGAGACTCGCGCCATTAGCCGAATGGCCGAGTGGCACTAAGCCACCTCCTCGCCGGAAGATGACGCCATCGTGTTCAACAGGCGGCTCATCACCGGTCTCTCATGCAAACGTCTTTTCCTAACGCAGCTGCCTCGCCGCGGTCGAGCGCGCTCGACCGCGAAGGCGCGGCCAGGCCGAAACCCCATGCGTTCGCGGGCGAGGCCAATGCGGCGAATCCTGCCGCGAATCGCGCCGTAGCCAACCCATCCGCCAATTCAGCTAGCAACGCGGACCCCGACAACGCCCCCGCCGTCCGTCTCCTGACCGACACCTTGCAGGAAGCCACCCGTCGCAACGCATCCGATCTACATATTGAACCGGCGGAACACGGCTGGCGCGTGCGCCTGCGAATCGACGGCGTGCTGCATGAAATTCCGCAGCCGCCCGCGCATCTGCGAGACGCATTTATTACGCGTGTGAAAGTGCTGGCGCGCATGGATATCGCCGAGCGGCGAGTGCCGCAAGACGGGCGGTTGCGCATCGCCACGTCGCCGGGTCGCGTCGAGGACTATCGTGTCAATTCGCTGCCCACGCTGTTTGGTGAAAAGCTGGTGTTGCGCCGTCTCGACGCACTACCGGCAGATCTTTCACTCGACACGCTCGGTCTGAATCCGCGCCAACGCGAGACGCTTGATGCCGCGATTCGTGCGCCTCACGGTCTGGTGCTAGTCACTGGCCCTACTGGCAGCGGCAAAACGTTGTCGTTGTACTGCTTCCTGAATCTTCTGAATGGTGAAGCGACCAATCTGTGTTCGGTGGAAGATCCAGCGGAAATTCAGCTCGCCGGCATCAATCAGGTCAGTGTGCGCGAAAAGGCCGGACTGACTTTCGCGGTAGCGCTCCGCGCGTTTTTGCGGCAGGACCCCGACGTGATCATGGTCGGCGAAATCCGTGACCACGAAACTGCGGACGTCGCCGTAAAAGCCGCTCAAACCGGCCACCTCGTGCTGTCGACTTTGCATACGAACGACGCACCCGCAGCGGTCGCCCGTCTGATCGATATCGGCGTCGAACCGTACAACCTGGCGGCCGCACTGAGGATGGTGACGGCGCAGCGGCTGGTCCGGCGCCTGTGCGTCGCTTGCCGTGCGCCCGCGTCACAATCGTCGGCCGCGCTGCGAGCGGCAGGCTTCGACGAAGACCAGCTCGAAGGCTGGCAGCCCTACGCGGCGGTCGGCTGCGCGGCCTGCCACGGTATCGGCTACCGTGGACGCATCGGCGTTCATCAGGTGATGCCCGTCTCCGATGCCATGCGTGAACTGATCGTGGCAAGCGCCGGCTCGCATGAGCTTGCACGGCTCGCCCGAACCGAACAGGTCGACACTTTGCGCGACGCCGCGTTGGCGCGAGTGCGCGACGGCACTACCAGTCTCTCCGAGGCATTGGCTGCCACCGAGGTCGCATGAGCCCAACGACAACACATCGACCGTCCATTGCCGATACGCACTTCAAATGGCGAGGCGCCAACGCTGACGGCATCCACAAGAACGGCACGCTCATAGCGCCGGACGCTGCCGCCGCGCGCGCCATGCTCAAGCGCGACCATCTGTTCGTCATTGAACTGACCGCGCACGGAACGGCATCGAGTCCGAAAGCACGCGCCACAGAGGTCACCCTGTTCACGCATCAACTCGCGAGTTTGTTGCGAGCGGGTTTGCCGCTTGCGCCCGCGCTGGATCTGCTAGCGCAAGCGCAGTCTTCGAACCGGCAAGGCATGCCGCGAATAGTCGGCGCGTTGGCCCGCGACATCACCGGCGGCTTGCGTTTCTCGGCGGCATTGCAGCGGCACCCGGGGCAATTCAACGTGCTGTATTGCCAGCTTGTCGAAGTTGGTGAAGCAGCCGGCGCACTCGCCGCCGTTCTCGCCCGTATCGCGGAAGACCGCGAGCGCGCCGCCGCGCAACGCGCAAAAGTGCGCGCGGCACTCACCTATCCTGCTGCGATTCTGTTGCTGGCAATGGCGATTACCGCGGCATTGCTCGTGTGGGTGGTGCCGACTTTCAAACAGATCTTCGACGGATTCGGCGCAAAGCTTCCGGCGCCGACACAGTTCGTGCTCGCGTTATCGGCGGGCGCGGCGCGCTGGAGCGTGCCGTTGTTCGTCATGATCTTCGCATTGTCTTCGGCCGTGACGTTTCTGCTCCGGCGTTCCGAAATGGCACGTATCCGGTTCGCGCGTCTGTCGCTCAAAATGCCTGTTGCTGGCCCGTTGCTGAGCACGTTGTGCGCGGCACGCTGGAGCCGCGCGCTGGGCACGTTGCTGTCGGCGGGAACGCCTTTGGCCGATGCATTCGACTCGTTGACTCATGCCACCGGCAACGCTTTTTTCGATCGCGCCACCACGGAAATCGCCGCGCGCTTGCGGCGCGGCGAGCGGCTAGCTGCAGCGATGCGTGCGGAGCGCTGTTTTCCGCCGGAGGTCGTGCAGCCGGTCGCCGTCGCCGAAGAGTCCGGTGCGCTCGACACCATGCTGATCGACATAGCATCGCTCGCAGATCGTCAGGTAGATGAAAAGATTGGCACACTGGCCAGCTTGTGCGAACCGCTTGTCATCGTGGTGCTGGGCGCGCTGGTCGGCGGGCTTGTAATCGCGATGTATCTTCCCATTATTCAACTCGGCAACGTGGTGTAGGATCGCAGCCGAATCCATCCCTTATCTATGCGGGCTCCTCTTTCATTCGTGCCAGAAACCTCTTCCAGCCTGCTCTCGGGCTTATTGCCCGAGCACTTCACAAGCGCTCTCGGCGCGGCGTTCGGCAGCTTGCCTAGCGGCCTGCAATTTGCGTTCGCGATCGTGTTCGGCCTTGTGATCGGCAGCTTCCTGAATGTGGTCGTGCATCGTCTGCCGATCATGCTGGAGCGTGCCTGGCGCGATGAAATCCGCGAGTCCACTGAACAGCCGCCCGAAGACGACGGTCTGCCGGAGCGTTATAACCTGTCTGTGCCGCGCAGTGCATGTCCTCATTGCGGCCACGTTCTGAGCGCGTGGGAAAATTTGCCGGTACTGAGTTACGTGCTCTTGCGCGGGCGTTGCTCGGCTTGCAAAACACGCGTGAGCCTGCGCTACCCGTTGCTTGAAATCGCAACCGCAGCGCTTGCCGCCGGTTCGCTCGTGACGTTCGGTCCAACTCTAACCGCGCTCGCCGCTTTCGGCCTCTGCGCGACGTTGCTTGCGATGAGCGCGATCGATATCGACACCCATCTGCTGCCCGACTCGATGACGCTGCCACTCCTCTGGGCTGGTCTCATCGTCAATTTCGGCGGCACGTTTGCGAACCTGCACGATGCCGTGCTCGGCGCTATCTTCGGCTACCTGGTGCTGTGGGCCGTGCATTGGCTATTCAAGCTGGTGCGTGGTGTTGAAGGCATGGGTTATGGCGACTTCAAATTACTGGCGGCACTCGGCGCGTGGCTCGGTTGGGCCGCGCTCCCGCAGATAGTTCTGGTCGCGGCAGTGACCGGCGCAGTCGTGGGCCTCGCGGCAACATGGAGAGGCCGCATGCGCTTCGAAGAACCGTTGCCATTCGGACCGTTTCTCGCTGCGGGTGGCGCGCTCACGCTGTTCTTCGGCACGCCGCTTTACCTGGCTCTGGGAGGCTGAACCATGTTTGTCGTGGGACTGACCGGTGGCATCGGCAGCGGCAAATCGACCGTTGCAGACCTGTTCGCCGCGCGCGGTGTACCGCTCGTCGACACCGACCTGATCGCGCATCGCATCACCGCGCCGCGTGGTCTTGCAATGCCGCAGATTGCCGCCGAATTCGGCGAGGCGTTCGTTGCTCCAGACGGCTCGCTCGATCGCGCCCAGATGCGTGCGCTTGTCTTCAGCGACGAGGGCGCGCGCAAACGCCTCGAAGCCATCACACATCCACTGATTCGTGCAGAGACCGAACGCGAACAGCACGAAGCGCAAGGACCGTACGTGATCATCGTGGTGCCGCTGCTGGTCGAATCCGGTAGCTGGAAAAATCGCGTGAACCGCGTGCTCACCGTCGATTGCAGTGTAGAAACACAAATTGCGCGCGTGATGAATCGCAACGGCTTCAGCCGCGAACAGGTGCTAGCTATCATCGCCCGTCAGGCTACACGTGAAGCCCGTCTCGCCGCCGCCGACGACGTGATCGATAACGACAACGCCCCGCTCGAATTGCTGGAAACGCAGGTCGAAGCGCAGCATCGCGTGTACCTGTCGCTCGCGAATACGTGAAAGCCGCTGCTGCGTTTTGCGACAGCGCACGAATCGAAAGGTGAATCGAAGCACGCGCCGAAGCACGCAGAAACCGCTAGAAACAGGAGAAAAAAGTTGCAAAAGCGCGCGGAAAAAGTGCGTGATTGCTAGGGTAGTCTCACGGCATTAGAATGTTCTGCATTCCCGTCACCGACCACGCCCGAGGCGAGCCCGCTTGATCCTTTACGAGTATCCCTTCAACGAGCGAATCCGGACGCTATTGCGCCTCGAAGACCTGTTTGAGCGCTTCACGTTCTTTCTGACTCAGGAAGACGCCAGAGAGCATCACGTCGCACTGACAACGTTGTTCGAAATCTCAGAGGTCGCGGGTCGCGCAGATCTGAAGTCCGATCTGATGAAGGAACTCGAGCGTCAACGGCAAACACTGGCGCCGTTTCGCGGCAATCCGGGAATCGAGCAGAACGCCCTCGAAGCGGTGCTCGGTGAAATCGAACAGACCCTGGCGGGACTTTCGCAGATGCAGGGCAAGACCGGCCAGCATCTTGCAGACAACGAGTGGCTCGCCAGCATTCGCAGCCGCGCAATTATTCCCGGTGGCACCTGCAAGTTTGACTTGCCGTCCTACTACGCGTGGCAGCAGATCCATCCCGATCAGCGTCGTCAGGACATCGCGAAGTGGGTCACTCCGCTTCTGCCGTTGCGCGACGCGGCCATCATCGTGCTGCGGCTCGCGCGTGAGTCCGGTCAGGCGTCGAAAGTCATGGCAATGCAGGGCAGCTATCAGCAAATGCTGTCCGGCCGCTCGTATCAACTGATGCAGGTTCGCGTGTCGCCCGAGTTGCGGGTGATTCCCGAGGCAAGCGCCAACAAGTACATGCTGTGGGTGCGTTTCACTGTGCAGGACGGCGATCTGCGTCCGCGTGCCGTGGATGTCGACGTGCCTTTCCAGCTCACGCTTTGTAGCCTGTAAGCTGGGCGTCAGCGCGCGCCGCAGACTCGCTTCGCATGGGGCGCGCCTTTAAACCGACGCGAAAAGCCCCTATATTCGTTACTTGTTCCGTTTGCGATTGATTGCCTGACCGTATGCCTACTGTCGTCAAATGCCCTACATGCGGCAAGGATGTCCGCTGGACCCCTGAAAACCGCTTTCGTCCGTTCTGCTCCGACCGTTGCAAGCAGATCGATCTCGGCGCCTGGGCCGCTGAGAAATACAAGATTGGCGGGACCGATCAGGAAGCGTCGTCGGATGAGACGCCTGATGGGGATTTCCACCCGCATTGAGTTCGGCCCTGATCTGGCTGCTACCGTGGCAGCCAGATACCGTGCGGGCAGGCGCTGCTGATGCATGCGCCAGCAAACGCCCACTACCGCGCGGATCAACCTTTCAGCTTTTTTCAGCCGCGAGCCATTCCAGCACAGGAATAGTCGCCGGCAATAGCGGCTCGACGTCCGCCGGCAACGTCTGCCAGACAAAAGCCTGACCTTCGCGACCGTGCGGCTCGCCGGACCACTGCGTCACCTTGCAGAAAAACAGCCGCACATACGCGTGCGGGTAATCGTGTTCGAGCGTATGCCACAGGTGGCTCGCCTTCACGTCGATACCCAGTTCCTCGTGCAACTCACGAGCAAGCGCGGCTTCGACTGACTCGCCCGCCTCCAGCTTGCCGCCCGGAAACTCCCAGTAGCCTTCATATGGCTTGCCAACCGGGCGCTGCGCCAACAGATAGCGCCCATCCGGCTGAACCAGCACGCCGACAGCCACTTCCGTCACCTTGCGGCCGGCGGCGTTTTTCTGCGTGTCGCTCATACCGGGTTCTTCCGGCCGGACCAGTCGCGTGCGAACTGCCACGCCACGCGCCCCGAACGCGAACCGCGTTCGAGCGCCCATACCAGCGCATCGCCGCGCGCCGCTTCGACTTCAGCGTCGTCGCAACCAAAATGCTTCAGCCAATGGCCGATGATCGACAGGTAATCGTCCTGCTTGAACGGATAGAAGCTGACCCACAGCCCGAAGCGCTCGGACAGCGAAATCTTTTCTTCGACCAGTTCGCCAGGGTGAATTTCGCCGTCTGACGTGTGCTTGTACGTCTCGTTGTCGCTCATGTATTCGGGCAACAGGTGACGGCGGTTCGATGTCGCGTAGATCAGCACGTTGTCGGACTGCGCGGCGATCGAGCCGTCGAGCGCGACCTTCAGCGCCTTGTAGCCCGACTCGCCGTCTTCAAACGACAGGTCGTCGCAGAACACCACGAAGCGCTCCGGCCGCTGCGCGATCAGATCGACGATATCGCCGAGATCGTGCAGATCGTCTTTATCGACTTCGATCAGACGCAGGCCGTCTTTCGCGTACGCGTTCAGGCACGCCTTGATCAGCGACGACTTGCCGGTACCGCGCGCACCCGTCAGCAGCACATTATTGGCCGGCTGCTTGTGCACGAATTGACGCGTGTTTTGCTCGATCAGACCTTTCTGGCGATCGATGTTCTGCAGGTCGTCAAGCGTGATCGACGAAATGGCGGGTACCGGTTGCAGGTAGCCCCGCCCTTGGCGCTTGCGCCAGCGAAACGCCACCGCCGCCGACCAGTCGATTTCCGGCGCGGCAGGCGGAAGCATCGCTTCCAGGCGGACGAGCACAGCTTCGGCCCGGGTCAAAAACTGTTCGAGTTTGTCCATGACAGTGAAGTAAGCGGCCGAAGCCGCGTATTAAACCTGATTACGAACGATAGTCGGCGTTGATGCTCACGTAGTCGTGCGACAGATCGCAAGTCCAGATCGTGGCTTGCGCATCGCCGCGGCCGAGTACGACGCGAATGCCGATCTCGCTCTTCTTCATGACGCGCTGACCGTCTTCTTCACGGTAGGCCGGATTGCGGCCGCCAGCAGTGGCAACCAGCACGTCGTCCAGATACAGATCGATCTTGCCGACGTCGAGATCGTCCACGCCGGCATAGCCGATGGCCGCCAGAATGCGGCCGAGATTGGGGTCCGATGCGTAGAAGGCCGTCTTCACGAGCGGCGAGTGGCCGATCGCATAGGCGATCTTGCGGCATTCGTCCACGTTCGAGCCGCCTTCGACATGCACGGTCATGAATTTCGTCGCGCCTTCGCCGTCGCGCACGATCAGCTGAGCGAGGGTCTGGGCGACGTCGGTCACCGCGTCGCGCAACGCTGCATAAGCGGGCGAATCGGTGGAGGTGATCGCCGGCAGGCTCGATTTGCCCGACGCGATCAGGATGAACGAATCGTTGGTCGAGGTATCGCCATCGATCGTGATGCAGTTGAACGAGCGGTCCGCGACGTGCTTGACCAGCGCGTCGAGCACCGGCTGCGCGACAGCCGCGTCGAACGCGAGGAAGCCGAGCATGGTCGCCATGTTCGGCTTGATCATGCCCGCACCCTTGCTGATCCCGGTCAGCGTGACCGTGTGGCCGTCGATCGTGACCTGACGCGAGGTGGCTTTGGGCAGCGTGTCCGTGGTCATGATCGCCTGCGCGGCGTCGTACCAGTTCGCTTCCTTGCGGTTAGCCAGCGCGGCCGGCAAACCCGCCTTCAGACGGTCGACCGGCAGCGGCTCCAGAATCACGCCTGTCGAAAACGGCAGCACCTGTTCCGGCGCGATGTCCGCGAGACGTGCGAGTTCGGCGCAGGTTTCGCGCGCCGCCAGCATGCCCGGCTCACCCGTGCCCGCGTTCGCGTTGCCGGTGTTGATCACCAGCGCGCGGATCGGCTTGCCGCCCCCGCGCACGCGCTCCAGATTCTCACGGCAAACCGTCACCGGCGCCGCGCAAAAACGGTTCAACGTGAACGCACCGGCTACGGTCGCGCTTTCGTCGACGGTAATGACGAGCACGTCCTTGCGGTTCGGCTTGCGGATATTCGCCTCTGCCCAGCCAAGCGAAACGCCGGCGACAGGGTGGAGTTGAGCGGGATCGATCGAAGGGAAATTGACAGCCATGGTCGCGACCTGTCGAAGAAAATGCCGGCAGGCGCCGGCATTAGGGAAACGGAAACTGATGGCTCGGGCAGGTTGCCGAACCACCGCGAAATCTGATGCGAAACTACAGCGAAGCACAGGATGAAACGACGCGGCGCGCTCGGGAGCGCGCCGCTTTCGGCATTACACGATCTTGCCGTGGCACTGCTTGTACTTCTTGCCGCTGCCGCATGGGCACGGGTCGTTACGGCCGACCTTCGGCACGTTGTCCGCGCTCACGTTGGCTGTGACTTGCGACGACGAGCCGTGGCTCATCGCGTCGCCGATCATCGCAGCGGTCGCTGCTTCTGCCGCAACCGGCACGGCCGCTGCGGCTGCCGCTTCAGCGAACTCGGCGTGGCGAAACTCGACGTTCTCGAGATGGCCGCCCTGCTCTTCCAACTGATCGGCTACGTCTTCCAACTGTTCCGGCGACTGGATCTGCACGTTCATCACCACGCGGGTGACTTCGAGCTTCACGGCGTCGAGCATCGCGGCGAACAGTTCGAACGCCTCGCGCTTGTATTCCTGCTTCGGATTCTTCTGCGCGTAACCGCGCAGATGGATGCCCTGACGCAGGTGGTCGAGCGCAGCCAGATGTTCGCGCCAGCTACGGTCCAGCGTTTGCAGCATGATCGAGCGTTCGAACGAGCTGAA from the Paraburkholderia fungorum genome contains:
- a CDS encoding GspE/PulE family protein, with product MQTSFPNAAASPRSSALDREGAARPKPHAFAGEANAANPAANRAVANPSANSASNADPDNAPAVRLLTDTLQEATRRNASDLHIEPAEHGWRVRLRIDGVLHEIPQPPAHLRDAFITRVKVLARMDIAERRVPQDGRLRIATSPGRVEDYRVNSLPTLFGEKLVLRRLDALPADLSLDTLGLNPRQRETLDAAIRAPHGLVLVTGPTGSGKTLSLYCFLNLLNGEATNLCSVEDPAEIQLAGINQVSVREKAGLTFAVALRAFLRQDPDVIMVGEIRDHETADVAVKAAQTGHLVLSTLHTNDAPAAVARLIDIGVEPYNLAAALRMVTAQRLVRRLCVACRAPASQSSAALRAAGFDEDQLEGWQPYAAVGCAACHGIGYRGRIGVHQVMPVSDAMRELIVASAGSHELARLARTEQVDTLRDAALARVRDGTTSLSEALAATEVA
- a CDS encoding type II secretion system F family protein — protein: MSPTTTHRPSIADTHFKWRGANADGIHKNGTLIAPDAAAARAMLKRDHLFVIELTAHGTASSPKARATEVTLFTHQLASLLRAGLPLAPALDLLAQAQSSNRQGMPRIVGALARDITGGLRFSAALQRHPGQFNVLYCQLVEVGEAAGALAAVLARIAEDRERAAAQRAKVRAALTYPAAILLLAMAITAALLVWVVPTFKQIFDGFGAKLPAPTQFVLALSAGAARWSVPLFVMIFALSSAVTFLLRRSEMARIRFARLSLKMPVAGPLLSTLCAARWSRALGTLLSAGTPLADAFDSLTHATGNAFFDRATTEIAARLRRGERLAAAMRAERCFPPEVVQPVAVAEESGALDTMLIDIASLADRQVDEKIGTLASLCEPLVIVVLGALVGGLVIAMYLPIIQLGNVV
- a CDS encoding prepilin peptidase; its protein translation is MRAPLSFVPETSSSLLSGLLPEHFTSALGAAFGSLPSGLQFAFAIVFGLVIGSFLNVVVHRLPIMLERAWRDEIRESTEQPPEDDGLPERYNLSVPRSACPHCGHVLSAWENLPVLSYVLLRGRCSACKTRVSLRYPLLEIATAALAAGSLVTFGPTLTALAAFGLCATLLAMSAIDIDTHLLPDSMTLPLLWAGLIVNFGGTFANLHDAVLGAIFGYLVLWAVHWLFKLVRGVEGMGYGDFKLLAALGAWLGWAALPQIVLVAAVTGAVVGLAATWRGRMRFEEPLPFGPFLAAGGALTLFFGTPLYLALGG
- the coaE gene encoding dephospho-CoA kinase (Dephospho-CoA kinase (CoaE) performs the final step in coenzyme A biosynthesis.) — translated: MFVVGLTGGIGSGKSTVADLFAARGVPLVDTDLIAHRITAPRGLAMPQIAAEFGEAFVAPDGSLDRAQMRALVFSDEGARKRLEAITHPLIRAETEREQHEAQGPYVIIVVPLLVESGSWKNRVNRVLTVDCSVETQIARVMNRNGFSREQVLAIIARQATREARLAAADDVIDNDNAPLELLETQVEAQHRVYLSLANT
- the zapD gene encoding cell division protein ZapD, translating into MILYEYPFNERIRTLLRLEDLFERFTFFLTQEDAREHHVALTTLFEISEVAGRADLKSDLMKELERQRQTLAPFRGNPGIEQNALEAVLGEIEQTLAGLSQMQGKTGQHLADNEWLASIRSRAIIPGGTCKFDLPSYYAWQQIHPDQRRQDIAKWVTPLLPLRDAAIIVLRLARESGQASKVMAMQGSYQQMLSGRSYQLMQVRVSPELRVIPEASANKYMLWVRFTVQDGDLRPRAVDVDVPFQLTLCSL
- the yacG gene encoding DNA gyrase inhibitor YacG; this encodes MPTVVKCPTCGKDVRWTPENRFRPFCSDRCKQIDLGAWAAEKYKIGGTDQEASSDETPDGDFHPH
- a CDS encoding NUDIX domain-containing protein; its protein translation is MSDTQKNAAGRKVTEVAVGVLVQPDGRYLLAQRPVGKPYEGYWEFPGGKLEAGESVEAALARELHEELGIDVKASHLWHTLEHDYPHAYVRLFFCKVTQWSGEPHGREGQAFVWQTLPADVEPLLPATIPVLEWLAAEKS
- a CDS encoding ATP-binding protein; its protein translation is MDKLEQFLTRAEAVLVRLEAMLPPAAPEIDWSAAVAFRWRKRQGRGYLQPVPAISSITLDDLQNIDRQKGLIEQNTRQFVHKQPANNVLLTGARGTGKSSLIKACLNAYAKDGLRLIEVDKDDLHDLGDIVDLIAQRPERFVVFCDDLSFEDGESGYKALKVALDGSIAAQSDNVLIYATSNRRHLLPEYMSDNETYKHTSDGEIHPGELVEEKISLSERFGLWVSFYPFKQDDYLSIIGHWLKHFGCDDAEVEAARGDALVWALERGSRSGRVAWQFARDWSGRKNPV
- the argJ gene encoding bifunctional glutamate N-acetyltransferase/amino-acid acetyltransferase ArgJ, which encodes MAVNFPSIDPAQLHPVAGVSLGWAEANIRKPNRKDVLVITVDESATVAGAFTLNRFCAAPVTVCRENLERVRGGGKPIRALVINTGNANAGTGEPGMLAARETCAELARLADIAPEQVLPFSTGVILEPLPVDRLKAGLPAALANRKEANWYDAAQAIMTTDTLPKATSRQVTIDGHTVTLTGISKGAGMIKPNMATMLGFLAFDAAVAQPVLDALVKHVADRSFNCITIDGDTSTNDSFILIASGKSSLPAITSTDSPAYAALRDAVTDVAQTLAQLIVRDGEGATKFMTVHVEGGSNVDECRKIAYAIGHSPLVKTAFYASDPNLGRILAAIGYAGVDDLDVGKIDLYLDDVLVATAGGRNPAYREEDGQRVMKKSEIGIRVVLGRGDAQATIWTCDLSHDYVSINADYRS